The window CCTGGGTGACGGCATGGACAACCAACTGGTACTCAACGCCATGCGTGCCGGTGCGCGGGATTTCGTCGCTTATGGTTCGCGCTCCAGTGAGGTGGCCGGGCTGGTCCGACGCCTGACCAAACGCCTGCCGCCCGTGGCGCAGAACGCCAATATCGGCGGGCTGTCGATGCTCTACGGCGCCCAGTGTGATGGCGACGGGGCGTTGATCTCCAGCCACCTGGCGCTGGTGGTGCAGAAGACCGGGCAACGCACTTTGCTGCTGGATCTGGGCTTGCCACGCGGCGACAGCCTGTCGTTGCTCGGCCTTGAATCCTCGTTCAGTTTCGGCGATGCCTTGCGTCATTTGCGCAGGCTCGACGCCACGCTGATCGACAGCGCGTTCACCACCCATGCTGACGGTTTGCGGATCCTGGCATACACCGAGGATGACGACCGCCTGGAGCAGTCCAGCGCCGCCGAGCTGTACATGTTGCTCAGCGCACTGCGCCAGCATTTCCAGCATGTGGTGGTCAACCTCGTCGGCCAGCCGGACAGCGAAGCCTTGCGCACCCTGGTCAGCCATTGCGACCAACTGCTGTGGTACACCGATCAGAGCGTACTGGAATGCCGACGCAACCTGGCCACGCTGAACCTGTGGCGCAGCAAGGGCATGAAGCTGCAGCACGCCGCGTTGCTGGTCGACCGCTACCTCAAGACCGTGGCGCCCAATTCCGAAACTCTTGAAAAGACCTTTGAATTACCCTCGCGAGCGGTATTGCCCTTCAGCCCGGAACTGCGCCTGAACGCCAAGAATCAGGGCGTGCCGTTATTCGAGTTGTCGCCGCGTGAATCCCTGTGCGCAGGCTTGCGCAGCCTGGGCGAGAGCCTGGCGCGGCAGTCCGCCGGGGCGGAAAAACCCGCTGACAGTTGGTTCAGTCGGCTACGAGGAACTCGCTGATGCCGGAAAAACTATTTGGCGTTGCCTCCCGCAGCCAGCCCGATGGCAGCGACCCTCAGGGGCTCAAGCTGGTCCTGCATCGCTACATCATTGATGCCATCGAAGACAGCGGTCGCAACCTGCTGGAAGGGGCGCGGCAGGTGCTCGCGCAATTCGTCACCGACAAAGTCGCCGAATACATCGGCCGTTTGCGGCTGGCGATTTCCCGTTATGAGATGGAACGCCTGGCCGAAGAGCTGGTGGATGAGCTCACCGGTTTCGGGCCGCTGGAAGTGCTGTTGCGCGACAGCTCGGTGACGGAAATTCTGGTCAATGGCCCGAACAAGGTCTTCGTCGAACGTGACGGCGTGCTGCACCACACGGATTTGCGCTTCATTGATTCGCACCACGTCGAGCGCGTCATGCAGCGCATCCTTGCGCCGCTGGGTCGGCGTCTGGATGAGTCGTCGCCCATGGTCGATGCGCGCCTGCCCGATGGCAGCCGGGTC of the Paucimonas lemoignei genome contains:
- a CDS encoding pilus assembly protein CpaE; the encoded protein is MSQSLSQTFLAITRTPTDLEWLQGALAPLGQVVSAGSGSLDDLLALVDVTFASVVFVGLDREHLMAQSALIEGALEAKPMLAIVALGDGMDNQLVLNAMRAGARDFVAYGSRSSEVAGLVRRLTKRLPPVAQNANIGGLSMLYGAQCDGDGALISSHLALVVQKTGQRTLLLDLGLPRGDSLSLLGLESSFSFGDALRHLRRLDATLIDSAFTTHADGLRILAYTEDDDRLEQSSAAELYMLLSALRQHFQHVVVNLVGQPDSEALRTLVSHCDQLLWYTDQSVLECRRNLATLNLWRSKGMKLQHAALLVDRYLKTVAPNSETLEKTFELPSRAVLPFSPELRLNAKNQGVPLFELSPRESLCAGLRSLGESLARQSAGAEKPADSWFSRLRGTR